A single region of the Corallococcus silvisoli genome encodes:
- a CDS encoding pilus assembly protein TadG-related protein gives MQPARLLRHGGRGQALVLFSLSLLLLTLMVLMTLGFGMRAKERVEIQMAADAAAYSQAVSTARTFNAIAVMNRAQIAHMVAMAGTQSMISYGSQQYAARQASPCPLPSTAWSGLDQAAATQVQQLQGRAGDMFRAELVMYNRLVGTHLAGQGLTKLIARQINPELDAPPEGSGKSLSEVSGGSSAGTSYEQYMEQERTGGVPSSSGAVALAGGHGTVTLNATMGSLGWTWVHNRGSGSAGFGSGAAANNPGFRRYASASSMDSSTYQTISGRNSWAHDHGRATPVICPDGNTYPGAASDAWVMSDELQSTQDQHVYGAGKPPPGQGAEDNTTVDERHTLGACNVCPGIWPYSIGFNAGLLQGNADENDYGQPKLYAVLLRDYASPSRRARPDPWNLLFTFKFANQDVEFDNSAPLGRIQPTGREDVQRNQVALAAGLAYYHRPRPAAVGGGWEEPPNFLNPFWRATLVSAEGARDDKPASSLDQAGFTEHADALRKLDGAGYRGGSHTGGRY, from the coding sequence ATGCAGCCTGCACGGCTTCTGAGGCATGGCGGACGTGGACAGGCGCTGGTGCTGTTCTCGCTGTCGCTCCTGCTCCTGACGTTGATGGTGTTGATGACGCTGGGCTTCGGCATGCGCGCCAAGGAGCGCGTCGAAATCCAGATGGCGGCGGACGCGGCGGCGTACAGCCAGGCGGTGTCCACGGCGCGCACGTTCAACGCCATCGCGGTGATGAACCGCGCGCAGATCGCCCACATGGTGGCGATGGCGGGCACCCAGTCGATGATCAGCTACGGCAGCCAGCAGTACGCCGCCCGGCAGGCGTCCCCGTGCCCCCTGCCCTCCACGGCCTGGTCCGGCCTGGACCAGGCCGCGGCCACGCAGGTGCAGCAGCTGCAGGGCCGCGCGGGCGACATGTTCCGGGCGGAGCTGGTCATGTACAACCGGCTGGTGGGGACCCACCTGGCGGGGCAGGGGCTCACGAAGCTCATCGCCCGGCAGATCAACCCGGAGCTCGACGCGCCTCCGGAAGGCTCAGGCAAGTCGCTGTCGGAGGTGTCCGGCGGTTCGTCCGCGGGCACCAGCTACGAGCAGTACATGGAGCAGGAGCGCACCGGCGGGGTGCCGTCCAGCTCCGGCGCGGTGGCGCTCGCCGGAGGCCATGGCACCGTCACGCTGAACGCCACCATGGGCAGCCTGGGGTGGACGTGGGTGCACAACCGGGGGAGCGGCAGCGCGGGCTTCGGTTCGGGCGCCGCGGCGAACAACCCCGGCTTCCGGCGCTACGCCAGCGCGTCCTCGATGGACTCCTCCACCTACCAGACCATCTCCGGCCGCAACTCGTGGGCGCACGACCACGGCCGGGCCACGCCCGTCATCTGCCCGGACGGCAACACCTATCCGGGCGCCGCGTCCGACGCCTGGGTGATGTCCGACGAGCTGCAGTCCACGCAGGACCAGCACGTGTACGGCGCGGGCAAGCCGCCGCCGGGCCAGGGCGCGGAGGACAACACCACCGTGGATGAGCGCCACACGCTGGGCGCCTGCAACGTGTGCCCCGGCATCTGGCCCTACTCGATTGGCTTCAACGCGGGGCTCCTGCAGGGCAACGCCGACGAGAATGACTACGGCCAGCCCAAGCTGTACGCGGTGCTCCTGCGCGACTACGCCAGCCCCTCGCGCCGCGCGCGGCCGGATCCCTGGAACCTGCTGTTCACCTTCAAGTTCGCCAACCAGGACGTGGAGTTCGACAACTCCGCGCCCCTGGGCCGCATCCAGCCCACGGGCCGCGAGGACGTGCAGCGCAACCAGGTGGCCCTGGCCGCGGGGCTCGCCTACTACCACCGGCCCCGCCCCGCGGCGGTGGGCGGCGGCTGGGAGGAGCCCCCCAACTTCCTCAACCCCTTCTGGCGCGCCACGCTGGTGAGCGCCGAGGGCGCCCGCGACGACAAGCCCGCGAGCAGCCTGGACCAGGCGGGCTTCACGGAGCACGCGGACGCGCTGCGCAAGCTGGACGGCGCGGGCTACCGCGGCGGCAGCCACACGGGCGGGAGGTACTGA
- a CDS encoding ABC transporter ATP-binding protein, which produces MAPRPSAHVYRRLLAYLSPYRRLLAAGTLASVAAAAATAAYAWIVGPLLRAVLTGAPVTVAGMTLAPELLLSRLPLLVVAVAIVKATAQFLQGGLMQRLGQRVMADLRGFLYGRLLVQPPAFFEQRHSGELVARFTSDVPLVEFSVTQALSSYVRDGLQICSLLATCFLIDAKLFLFTFVVVPVTVVPVSRFARSLKKVATRSQANLGALSAITAEQLQNLPVVQAYGTVPRALETFDAEAEAYLQEMRRSLFIRGAFSPTVELLGIVGVAVAVAWGARAVSMDPSLAGRLLSFMAAALLLYQPVKSLSGTLSQVLTGLAAAERLFALADAPVPPDVGADAPPLSRALELSGVRATYADGREALKGVDLTIPAGARVALVGPSGAGKTTLFSVLLGFLSPSGGEVRWDGQPLSSLKASSVRGQVAWVPQEPVLFSGTVRHNLRLGQPDAPDDALWEALRLAHAEDFVRALPGGLDEPVGERGSRLSGGQRQRLALARAFLCRPSLLLLDEPTSALDATSEAAVGAGLAALMKGRTVLVIAHRLSTVRDADLIAVVEGGRVVESGTHDQLLALRGRYARLLGEGAVAA; this is translated from the coding sequence GTGGCCCCCCGTCCCTCCGCCCACGTCTACCGCCGGCTCCTCGCCTACCTGAGCCCGTACCGCCGGCTGCTCGCCGCGGGCACGCTGGCGTCGGTCGCCGCCGCGGCCGCCACCGCCGCGTACGCCTGGATTGTCGGACCGCTGCTGCGCGCCGTCCTCACGGGCGCCCCCGTCACGGTCGCGGGGATGACCCTGGCGCCAGAGCTGCTGCTGTCCCGGTTGCCCCTCCTGGTCGTCGCGGTGGCCATCGTGAAGGCCACCGCCCAGTTCCTCCAAGGCGGCCTGATGCAGCGCCTGGGCCAGCGGGTGATGGCGGACCTGAGGGGCTTTCTCTACGGCCGCCTGCTCGTCCAACCCCCGGCCTTCTTCGAGCAGCGCCACTCGGGGGAGCTGGTGGCCCGCTTCACCTCGGACGTACCGCTGGTGGAGTTCTCCGTCACCCAGGCGCTGTCATCGTACGTCCGGGATGGGTTGCAGATCTGCTCACTGCTGGCGACCTGCTTCCTCATCGACGCGAAACTCTTCCTCTTCACGTTCGTCGTCGTCCCCGTGACGGTGGTGCCCGTCAGCCGCTTCGCCCGCTCGCTCAAGAAGGTGGCGACCCGCTCGCAGGCGAACCTGGGCGCGCTCAGCGCCATCACCGCCGAGCAGCTCCAGAACCTCCCCGTGGTGCAGGCGTACGGCACGGTGCCGCGCGCGCTGGAGACGTTCGACGCGGAGGCGGAGGCGTACCTCCAGGAGATGCGCCGCTCGCTCTTCATCCGCGGCGCCTTCAGCCCCACGGTGGAGCTGTTGGGCATCGTGGGCGTGGCGGTGGCGGTGGCGTGGGGCGCGCGCGCCGTGTCCATGGACCCCTCGCTCGCCGGGCGGCTGCTGTCCTTCATGGCGGCGGCGCTGCTGCTCTACCAGCCGGTGAAGTCGCTGAGCGGCACGCTGTCCCAGGTGCTCACCGGCCTCGCGGCGGCGGAGCGCCTCTTCGCGCTCGCGGACGCGCCGGTGCCTCCGGACGTGGGCGCGGACGCCCCGCCGCTGTCGCGCGCCCTGGAGCTGTCCGGAGTGAGGGCCACCTACGCGGACGGCCGCGAGGCCCTGAAGGGCGTGGACCTGACCATCCCCGCGGGCGCGCGCGTGGCGCTGGTGGGGCCCTCCGGCGCGGGCAAGACGACGCTGTTCTCCGTGCTGCTGGGCTTCCTGTCGCCCAGCGGCGGCGAGGTGCGGTGGGACGGCCAGCCCCTGTCGTCGCTCAAGGCGTCCAGCGTGCGCGGCCAGGTGGCGTGGGTGCCCCAGGAGCCGGTGCTCTTCTCCGGCACCGTGCGCCACAACCTGCGCCTGGGCCAGCCGGACGCTCCGGACGACGCGCTGTGGGAAGCGCTGCGGCTGGCGCACGCGGAGGACTTCGTGCGGGCGCTGCCCGGCGGCCTGGATGAGCCCGTGGGCGAGCGCGGCAGCCGGCTCTCCGGCGGTCAGCGGCAGCGGCTGGCCCTGGCGCGCGCCTTCCTGTGCCGGCCGTCGCTGCTGCTCCTGGATGAGCCCACCAGCGCCCTGGACGCCACCAGCGAGGCGGCGGTGGGCGCGGGGCTCGCGGCCCTGATGAAGGGCCGCACGGTGCTGGTCATCGCGCACCGGCTCAGCACCGTGCGCGACGCGGACCTCATCGCCGTGGTGGAGGGCGGCCGGGTGGTGGAGTCCGGCACCCACGACCAGCTGCTCGCGCTGCGCGGCCGCTACGCCCGGCTCCTGGGCGAGGGCGCCGTCGCCGCCTGA
- the dnaJ gene encoding molecular chaperone DnaJ: MAGAAGQKRDYYEVLGVQKTVSAQDLKSAFRKVALQYHPDRNPGNHEAEEKFKEASEAYEVLSDPDRRTKYDRFGHAGNPFGDAGGGFQGVNINDIFGEIFGDIFGGGGGRGRRQTSRGADLRYNLEISFEEAAFGCRPKVTIPRPKKCDTCSGSGSKSGAAPRQCAACGGSGELRYSQGFFAVSRPCGDCGGTGATIPDPCGKCRGSGKIPSEEVIEVAIPGGVDNGTRVRLSGMGEPGDRGGPAGDLYVTVIVREHPLFQREEYEVFCEVPVSFTQAALGAKIDVPTLDGKVKMTIPQGTQSGKVFRLRGKGIPHLHSQQRGDQHVRVIIETPTELSSKQRELLERFAEVSGEETHPQSKSFFDKVKELFG; this comes from the coding sequence ATGGCAGGGGCCGCAGGGCAGAAGCGCGACTACTACGAGGTCCTGGGCGTCCAGAAGACTGTCTCGGCGCAGGACCTGAAGAGCGCGTTCCGCAAGGTCGCGTTGCAGTACCACCCGGACCGCAACCCCGGGAACCACGAGGCCGAGGAGAAGTTCAAGGAAGCCTCGGAGGCCTATGAGGTCCTGAGCGATCCGGACCGGCGCACGAAGTACGACCGCTTCGGGCACGCGGGCAACCCCTTCGGGGACGCGGGCGGTGGCTTCCAGGGCGTCAACATCAACGACATCTTCGGGGAGATCTTCGGAGACATCTTCGGGGGCGGCGGCGGCCGGGGGCGGCGGCAGACCAGCCGCGGCGCGGACCTGCGCTACAACCTGGAGATCTCCTTCGAGGAGGCGGCGTTCGGCTGCCGCCCGAAGGTGACCATCCCGCGTCCGAAGAAGTGCGACACCTGCTCCGGCTCTGGCAGCAAGAGCGGCGCGGCGCCCCGGCAGTGCGCGGCGTGCGGCGGCAGCGGGGAGCTGCGCTACTCGCAGGGCTTCTTCGCGGTGTCCCGGCCGTGCGGCGACTGCGGCGGCACGGGCGCCACCATCCCGGATCCCTGCGGCAAGTGCCGGGGCTCCGGGAAGATTCCGTCGGAAGAGGTCATCGAGGTCGCCATCCCGGGCGGCGTGGACAACGGCACGCGCGTGCGGCTGTCCGGCATGGGCGAGCCCGGGGACCGGGGCGGGCCCGCGGGCGACCTGTACGTGACGGTCATCGTGCGCGAGCACCCGCTGTTCCAGCGCGAGGAGTACGAGGTCTTCTGCGAGGTGCCGGTGTCCTTCACGCAGGCGGCGCTGGGCGCGAAGATCGACGTGCCCACGCTGGACGGCAAGGTGAAGATGACCATCCCGCAGGGCACCCAGTCCGGCAAGGTGTTCCGCCTGCGCGGCAAGGGCATCCCGCATCTGCACAGCCAGCAGCGCGGGGATCAGCACGTGCGCGTCATCATCGAAACGCCCACGGAGCTGTCGTCGAAGCAGCGCGAGCTGCTGGAGCGCTTCGCGGAGGTCTCCGGCGAGGAGACCCACCCCCAGTCGAAGTCCTTCTTCGACAAGGTGAAGGAACTCTTCGGCTAG
- a CDS encoding penicillin-binding protein activator: protein MEVLSASRRALVAALALTLTACPRAPSQTDGRDTSGGDTSQGRPRVEAKQDATANAALAQARTQAQANPDKKQAAEAYLSVRKAYPATTAGQDALYNAGVLFYEAKDYANARKTFNELLFENPLYDQAEDAKHKLALSAMEVGAYRDAYQTLTSLAERAEGEQKEQLLREASRAAEGAGLYSQALSSAVAEAGDARTPEEKTAAVQKVEKLVEGRASFLDIARVQEGLSSANPAWPVLQFKLARIYYHLRDWTRLEETLQRFLREAPDSTFAPQAKELLARATRRVEVRPRTVAVLLPMTGRYQPIGEAVLRGVKLGLQGSDIELVVKDTQGDVNKTGQAMEQLAFDDGAIAAMGPLLVDDTKRAALLAEELQVPLLTLSRQEGITDIGPYVFRNMLTNSAQARAIADYAMNVKGYKRFAVLYPNIPYGVELANEFWDDVVSRGGAVRGAESYSYDQTTFTGEAKRLVGRYYLEDRGDYAEAVRDVQDEKITDAYRRRKAMEKARSGVEPIIDFEGLFIPDDWRRVSLVTPALAVEDIVTNACDPRDLERIRKTTGKKDLKTVTLFGTNQWSSPKGRSGLPELLERGGKFVTCSVYVDGFFVDSQRPATQKFVKSYREAYRETGRDPGLLEAIGFDSARMVRQVIDKQRPNTRAAMREAMAGLKDFDGATGRTSFNDKREADKQLFLLSVDSKGVNEINVEKEKAAARGSGS from the coding sequence ATGGAAGTCCTCTCCGCATCGCGCCGCGCGCTCGTCGCCGCGCTGGCCCTGACGTTGACCGCCTGCCCCAGGGCGCCCTCCCAGACGGATGGAAGGGACACCTCCGGGGGTGACACCTCCCAGGGCCGCCCCCGCGTGGAGGCGAAGCAGGACGCGACCGCGAACGCCGCGCTCGCCCAGGCCCGCACGCAGGCGCAGGCGAACCCGGACAAGAAGCAGGCCGCGGAGGCGTACCTGTCCGTGCGCAAGGCCTACCCGGCCACCACCGCCGGCCAGGACGCGCTCTACAACGCGGGCGTCCTCTTCTACGAGGCGAAGGACTACGCCAACGCGCGCAAGACCTTCAACGAGCTGCTCTTCGAGAACCCCCTCTACGACCAGGCCGAGGACGCCAAGCACAAGCTGGCCCTCTCCGCCATGGAGGTGGGCGCCTACCGCGACGCGTACCAGACCCTCACCAGCCTGGCGGAGCGCGCGGAAGGGGAGCAGAAGGAGCAGCTGCTGAGGGAGGCCTCGCGCGCGGCGGAGGGCGCGGGCCTGTACTCGCAGGCGCTGTCGTCCGCGGTGGCCGAGGCGGGGGACGCCCGGACGCCGGAGGAGAAGACGGCCGCCGTGCAGAAGGTGGAGAAGCTGGTGGAGGGCCGCGCCAGCTTCCTCGACATCGCGCGCGTGCAGGAGGGCCTGTCCTCGGCCAACCCCGCGTGGCCGGTGCTCCAGTTCAAGCTGGCGCGCATCTACTACCACCTGCGCGACTGGACCCGCCTGGAGGAGACGCTGCAGCGCTTCCTGCGCGAGGCGCCGGACAGCACCTTCGCGCCGCAGGCGAAGGAGCTGCTCGCGCGCGCCACCCGCCGCGTGGAGGTGCGCCCGCGCACCGTGGCGGTGCTGCTGCCCATGACGGGCCGCTACCAGCCCATCGGCGAGGCGGTGCTGCGCGGCGTGAAGCTGGGCCTGCAGGGCAGCGACATCGAGCTGGTGGTGAAGGACACGCAGGGCGACGTCAACAAGACGGGCCAGGCGATGGAGCAGCTCGCGTTCGACGACGGCGCCATCGCGGCGATGGGGCCGCTCCTGGTGGACGACACCAAGCGCGCGGCGCTGCTGGCGGAGGAGCTTCAGGTGCCGCTGCTGACGCTGAGCCGTCAGGAGGGCATCACGGACATCGGTCCGTACGTCTTCCGCAACATGCTGACGAACTCCGCGCAGGCGCGCGCCATCGCGGACTACGCGATGAACGTGAAGGGCTACAAGCGCTTCGCGGTGCTCTACCCGAACATCCCCTACGGCGTGGAGCTGGCGAACGAGTTCTGGGACGACGTCGTGTCGCGCGGCGGCGCGGTGCGCGGCGCGGAGTCGTACTCCTACGACCAGACCACGTTCACCGGCGAGGCCAAGCGCCTGGTGGGCCGCTACTACCTGGAGGACCGCGGCGACTACGCGGAGGCCGTGCGCGACGTGCAGGACGAGAAGATCACCGACGCGTACCGCCGCCGCAAGGCGATGGAGAAGGCCCGCAGCGGCGTGGAGCCCATCATTGACTTCGAGGGCCTGTTCATCCCGGACGACTGGCGCCGGGTGAGCCTGGTGACGCCCGCGCTCGCGGTGGAGGACATCGTCACCAACGCGTGCGACCCGCGCGACCTGGAGCGGATCCGCAAGACGACGGGCAAGAAGGACCTGAAGACCGTGACGCTCTTCGGCACCAACCAGTGGTCCAGCCCCAAGGGCCGCTCGGGCCTGCCGGAGCTGCTGGAGCGCGGCGGCAAGTTCGTCACCTGCTCGGTGTACGTGGACGGCTTCTTCGTGGACTCGCAGCGGCCGGCCACGCAGAAGTTCGTGAAGTCCTACCGCGAGGCGTACCGCGAGACGGGGCGCGACCCCGGCCTGCTGGAGGCCATCGGCTTCGACTCGGCGCGCATGGTGCGGCAGGTGATTGACAAGCAGCGGCCCAACACGCGCGCGGCGATGCGCGAGGCCATGGCGGGGCTGAAGGACTTCGACGGCGCCACCGGCCGCACGTCCTTCAACGACAAGCGCGAAGCGGACAAGCAGCTGTTCCTGCTGTCCGTGGACAGCAAGGGCGTCAACGAGATCAACGTCGAGAAGGAAAAGGCCGCCGCCCGCGGCTCGGGTTCATGA